A single genomic interval of Lathyrus oleraceus cultivar Zhongwan6 chromosome 7, CAAS_Psat_ZW6_1.0, whole genome shotgun sequence harbors:
- the LOC127103046 gene encoding probable inactive purple acid phosphatase 1: MESSNWVLKHVSILLFFFLTPSFSSTLDLVVTHTKALHQNFTAVSDFRLINRRILKDGSIVNPYVKLIISNNSSLSDDQFVTVTVTGVSKPRDGDWVAMISPSNSNVKTCLLNEFYYLQTGDTSKLPLLCHYPVKAQYLKNDPDYLSCKNKECKKEQNGKCSVTTCSGSLKFHVINIRTDIEFVFFTGGFLTPFLAGRSAPLGFANPNMPLYGHLSSIDSTATSMRLTWVSGDKEPQQIQYGDGKTVSSAVTTFSQNDMCSSALPSPAKDFGWHDPGYIHSAIMTGLNPSSTYSYRYGSNSVDWSEQIKFSTPPSGGTDELKFVAFGDMGKTPLDASEEHYIQPGALSVIKAIANEVDSNNVNSVFHIGDISYATGFLAEWDFFMYLISPLATRVSYMTAIGNHERDYVDSGSVYQTPDSGGECGVPYETYFPMPTSAKDKPWYSIEQASVHFTVISTEHDWSINSEQYEWMKKDMASVNRQHTPWLIFTGHRPMYTSNQGFSSKDQNFIKAVEPLLLENKVDLALFGHVHNYERTCSVYQNKCKAMPIKDQKGVDTYDNKNYSAPVHAVIGMAGFILDKSSNNGESWSLKRISEFGYLRAHATKNDLNLEFVTSDTREVKDSFRITK, translated from the exons atgGAATCCTCAAATTGGGTTCTCAAACATGTATCCATTTTACTCTTTTTCTTCCTTACTCCTTCATTCTCCTCAACTTTAGACCTTGTGGTTACACACACTAAAGCCTTACATCAAAACTTCACTGCAGTGTCAGATTTTAGATTGATAAATAGAAGAATTTTGAAGGATGGTTCGATTGTAAATCCGTATGTTAAACTCATTATCAGCAATAATTCTAGCTTATCGGATGACCAATTCGTCACCGTTACGGTCACCGGAGTTTCGAAACCCAGAGATGGAGATTGGGTAGCTATGATCTCACCTTCAAATTCCAA TGTTAAAACTTGTCTTCTCAATGAATTTTATTATCTACAAACTGGTGATACTTCAAAACTTCCTCTGCTTTGTCATTACCCTGTCAAG GCACAATACTTGAAAAACGATCCCGATTACCTAAGCTGCAAAAACAAAGAATGCAAGAAAGAGCAGAATGGGAAATGCAGTGTCACAACTTGTAGCGGTTCGCTAAAGTTTCATGTTATCAACATTAGAACTGACATTGAGTTTGTGTTCTTCACTGGCGGGTTTCTCACTCCTTTCCTTGCGGGAAGGTCCGCACCTTTGGGTTTTGCTAATCCTAATATGCCACTTTATGGACATCTTTCAAGCATAGATTCAACTGCAACATCA ATGAGATTGACATGGGTTAGTGGAGACAAGGAACCTCAGCAAATTCAATACGGAGATGGAAAAACAGTTTCTTCAGCAGTTACTACTTTTTCACAAAATGATATGTGCA GTTCAGCACTGCCGAGTCCTGCTAAGGATTTTGGATGGCATGACCCAGGATACATTCACTCAGCAATTATGACAGGACTCAACCCATCATCTACCTACTCCTACAGATATGGAAG TAACTCGGTTGATTGGAGTGAACAAATCAAATTTTCAACTCCACCTTCTGGAGGAACAGATGAGCTCAAATTTGTTGCATTTGGTGATATGGGAAAGACCCCTCTTGATGCTTCCGAAGAACATTACATTCAG CCTGGAGCTTTATCAGTTATCAAAGCTATAGCTAATGAAGTGGACTCCAACAATGTAAACTCTGTTTTTCATATTGGAGACATAAGCTATGCAACTGGTTTTCTAGCAGAATGGGATTTCTTTATGTACCTTATTAGTCCACTAGCTACAAGAGTTTCTTACATGACAGCAATTGGGAACCATGAGAG GGATTATGTAGATTCTGGTTCAGTTTATCAAACACCTGACTCTGGTGGTGAATGTGGAGTACCTTATGAGACATACTTTCCAATGCCAACTTCTGCAAAGGATAAGCCTTGGTACTCTATTGAACAAGCAAGTGTTCATTTCACAGTAATATCCACTGAACATGACTGGTCTATAAATTCTGAACAG TATGAATGGATGAAAAAGGATATGGCATCAGTTAATAGACAACATACTCCTTGGCTAATCTTCACGGG ACACAGACCAATGTACACTTCCAACCAAGGATTTTCATCTAAAGATCAAAATTTCATTAAAGCTGTGGAGCCATTGCTATTAGAGAATAAG GTTGACTTGGCTCTTTTTGGCCATGTGCATAACTATGAAAGAACATGTTCTGTGTATCAGAATAAGTGCAAAGCCATGCCGATAAAAGATCAAAAGGGAGTAGACACTTATGATAACAAAAATTATAGTGCTCCTGTACATGCTGTCATTGGCATGGCTGGCTTCATCTTAGACAAATCCTCAAACAAT GGCGAGAGCTGGAGTCTTAAAAGAATTTCAGAGTTTGGTTATTTAAGAGCACATGCTACTAAAAATGATTTAAACTTGGAG TTTGTGACATCAGATACAAGAGAAGTTAAGGATAGTTTCCGCATTACAAAATAA